The genomic DNA ACCATTCATCTTTGCGAGTTCAGATTTAGTGTGGTCAACTACAATAAGATAGCCCTGCCAGTCTCTTGTGGTCGGAGTTCCACATCTTGGGCATTTATCTGCGTCTGTAAGCATGAGACAGCTCTTACATGCTCTTAAAGTCACCTGTGGCATTTTTCCACCTCTAGCTTTGCTGCCTTGCTGCAGCAGCTTCTAGCCATTCCATTCTCCCTAGTCCTGGTTGTCTCATAGTGAGACCGATTCTTGAGTCCTGGGGTGAAAATTCGTTCAAGCTCACCGCAACTATTCTTACTCGCACTCTGTTTCCAACCCGCAGTTCTCTCCGTGTATCCTTTCCAAGAAGTCGTTGGTTATGCTCATCTATTTCAACACGATCATCCATTATCTGGCTGATGTGTAAGAGAGCATCAAATGGTCCGATTCTCACGAATGCACCATACTTCATGATTTCTACGACTGTACCCTCGATTACCTCACCAATGACTGGCTTGAAAAAGAGGGCATCATATTCGACCGTCTGATATACACCCCCATCACCATGGACTATTGTGCCCTCTCCTTTCAATTCTACATTTTTTATCAGAACAATCATTCCCTTGTCGCTCAGGATTTTACCCTCCTGATTCAGGGTTGCAATCTCTTTTGCTACTTCCTCGTAATTGTCACCAAGACGTGAAGGGGGTATTCGGACAACATCTTCAACTCGCTCGATGAAATACATGGTAATCCACCGTATAATTTTACTAAACTACACAAACTCCTCTAATATTTAACTGTTTGTGTTTGTGTCAGCGGCATCGCTTGGCTTCTAATAGGTTTGTGTAGGGATTGTTTGCTGTGAAATAGGGTCTCAAAAGATTTAATTATACAGTCCTTATTACCTCTCTCGATGAAGAATGAAGAAAGTGCTGAAAGCTACATGAGAGTCCCTTTGCCAGATAGATCTAAAAATGAGATGTTTGCAATTGCACATCAATTACTGGGTTCTACACACATCAGGGTGATATGTGAGGATGGCAAGTCACGGCTTGGCAGAATTCCTGGCAAGATGCGAAAGAAGAAGTGGATTCGTGAAAATGAGTTGCTTATTGTGCGACCCTGGTCCTTTGAGGACGATAAAGCAGACATAGTCCACAGATACTCTAAAACCCAGGCAGTGAATTTAAGCAAGAGAGGCAAGCTTCCGCCTGTAATTGATATATTCTCTGGTATGAAAATTGATGAGGAATCCGAGGAGATTGAAGGAGAAAATGAGGGTTAGAATTCTGCAGCTTACTGACATTCATGCCTCTCGGAGGGGACTAGAAACTCTTAAGGGAGCAGTCCTCTCGGAGAAGCCCGATCTTGTGGTTATTTGTGGTGATATTACGCATTTTGGACCCTATGAATTCGCGACGGAATTGTTGAAACAATTGAACCACAAGGCATTTGTCGTTCTTGGAAATTGTGATATGCCAGACACATTTGAGAAAATCTCAGTGCAGGAAAATATCACACATCTTCATGGAATAAGTCAGGACTTTCAGGGCGTGAGATTCTCTGGTTTTGGCGGGGCTAATGGGACGCCCTGGGCTTATGGGAATCTATACAGCGAGGAAGAGATTTACGAAGGATTGAAGAGAATCGTTGACGAGAAAACGGTTCTTGTAACCCACACGCCTCCTGTATCTTTTGTGCGTGCCAGAATATCAGAGGAGATGGGAAGCGTAGCGGTTGATAGAATTGTCCATGAAAAAAAGCCAGTTGCAGTACTCTGTGGACATATACATGAAGCAAGTGGCATTGAAAGAATCTTCGGGAAGACACTGGTTGTGAACCCTGGCCCGGCAAAACATGGGAAGTATGCTGTGATTGAAGTGGAAGGCGAGAAAGTGGAGGCGAGAATAAATGAAGATTGAGAGAATTGAGTTTGAGAAGGTGGAGATTCCAAGGAAAAAGATGTTTGTGATTGCAACTGGAAGCTCGGACAGATACACTGGTGTCCTTGTTAAACTTTATACAGATGGAGGGATTGTTGGCATTGGTGAGGCCTCGCCATCAAGGGGAGTTACAGGTGAAACCCCAGAGACAGTTTGTGCAGTGCTGCCAGAAATTGAGAAAAAAATAAAGGGACTTCACATAGAGGAACATGAGAAGATAAGGGAGAGATTGGGAGGGATAAAAGGGAACAGTGCTGCAAAAGCAGGTGTGGAAATTGCATTGAATGATGCCATTGGCAAGGCAACTGGAATGCCTGTCGCAAAACTTCTTGGGCTTTATAGGGAGAGCATCACGACATCCATTACAATTGGTATTGAAAGCAAGGAGGAGACACTGAAGGATGCAGAAAGGTTGCTTGCTGAAGGTGCAAAGGTGCTGAAGGTGAAAATCGGGTTAGATTGGAGGGAAGATATAGAGCGAATTAAAGCGATTCGTGAAAAATTTGGTTATGGATTCAGAATTCGGGTGGATGCCAATCAGGGTTACAGTGTGAAAAACGCAATAAAGGTTGTGAGAGAAATTGAGTGTTTAGAGATTGAGTTTATAGAGCAGCCAGTGAAATGGTTTGATATGGAAGGACTTGCTGAAGTTACTCGTGCCTCGCCGATTCCTGTGATGGCGGATGAGGCAGTGCATGATGCAGATGACCTTCTACGGCTTGCAAGGGTACGAGCATGTGACATGGTAAATATAAAGCTGATGAAGTGCGGTGGAATAAGAGAAGCGTATCTGATTGCGAATCTAGCAGAGAGATTGGGAATGGAGTGCATGATTGGATGCATGAGCGAAACCAGGGTAGGCATCAGTGCTGGCACCCATGCAGCTCTGGGAATAAAAAACATCTGTTATGCAGACCTGGATGGGCACATAGACCTTGCTGGCGATGTTGTCAAAGAAGGAGGGGTACTTACCAAAAACGGAGAAAATACAGTGCCCCTGCACCTGCCAGGCATTGGATGTCTGCTCTGAATTCACATTTCTAGATAGAGTTCAATGAATCTGTCTAGTGCATCATCGTAGAAGCTTTCTCTGTAGGTTATGAAAGTTTCTTTCACTTTCTCTGGCTCTTTAAGTGAATAAAGGTTCTCATTCTCTTCCTTAGTGGCTGAAATTATTCCAGTTTTCAGCAATCTTGTCAGGTGGGTGGAAACCACAGATTTGCTTTTGCCAACTAGCTCTACAAGCTCTCCAAACTTTCTGGGCTTTTCAAGAAGCAAGAGCAGAATTTTTCTGGGCACAGATTCCCGCATGAACATTATGAGCGAACTCTGGCTGTAGGAAAATGCATATGGGAAATAGCATTTCTTCTTCTCCTTTACTTCTGTGCGGATGAGCCCAGAGTTTTCAAGCACATCTAGGTGGTAGGTGAGCATTCCCATGGCCAGTCCTGTCTGCCTTTGCAGTTCTCTGAGATGTAGTCCTGGATTTTTTAAGATTGTCTGGTAAATTTTTCGTCTCACCTCAAGTTCAAGGGCGTCCATCATCTCACTTTAGCATTGCTAGGTAGAATAGGAGCACAATCACTAGGTTCAGGAAAATGAATTCAATGTGAAGAGGGAAATCAAATGTGAGAAGACCAATTGCAAGACTGTAGAGGGCTTGCCCAAAGAAGAGAAGGTAAGCACCAGCCACAAAAACAAATTTCATTTTTTTTGTCCGCTGGTATGCAAGTAAACCGAGTCCTGCAAGTAGAGCCGCAACGATTGCCAGCAATCCACACGCAAACGCACCTAGCATGAGCACATATTCGTTCATAAAAGGAGATTGTAGATTAAGTATATAAATAACATTGCCAAGGATGCCTCATTACCTTACGACCACATCAAATCTGTTGCTCACAGCCACATTCTCTTTTTCATCACTGGTTTCAACAATACAGTAGAGATTTATTCCATATTTGTGGGCAAGGTCTGTGAGGTCCTTTATAAAACCCAGGTACTTGTTAAAGTCAATTCTGAGCTTTACCACATCGCAGCCATCTATTACAATGTGTCTAATTCCATTTTTTATTCCATCCTTTATAGCAACAATGAAATCAGTATCTACTGCTTCTGGCTTGATTGTCTTTATATCATCTATGTCTATGTCAGTAATCCAGTAGTAATCTGCTTTCTCAAAGTATTTCTCAACCTTTTTTGGATGGGTTCTAGTTATCACCAGCACCTTTTCATTCTGTGGAATTTGTCTAGAGATGGTATCCAGCGTCTCCTCTTTCCTGTAATGAAGATGAGTTCTAACATTTTTCTTTTCAGGTTCAATGGAAGGAAGCTTGATTTCTTTGTCAAATATTGATGTGAGCATCTTTCTTTTATCCTCATCAAAGAATGCAGGTCTGACTTGCGTAATAAATGTGGAGTTTGTTGTCGAAGCCACATCCACGATGTCCTTCAGGAAGTTTGACACAGCTTCAAATCCGCATTTTGTAGTGAGATACTCAATATCATCAATAAGGACGGTTGAGCCAGGATTTTCTCGCATGAAGTTGATTATGCTTTGTGCAATTTCAAAATCAAGACGTTCAGGGCTCGCTGCCTGTTCCTCTGTTTCAACTTCAGTAATCCATATAATTGGCAGTTTCTCAATTTTAAACGCACTTCTGACTGCTGCAGGTGGTTTACCTGTGACGCAGAGCCCTGGCTTTTGTGTGGAAAGTGTGCGGAGCAGGAAGTAGGGAGCATTTGTATGATTGTCAACAATGACATAGTTGTAGCCGTGCTCCACCATGAACGGTATTTTCTCCTTAACTCCATCCGTTTTTTCGGTTTCAGCAGTTATCGAAAGCAGTCTGTACTTTGAGATTGCATATCCAAGCAAGATTGTAGAGAAGCTCATAACCAATGAGGTGGGATCTGGAGCACTGAAATACCACATATTAAATGCGTTTCCAACAAGAGGAACAACCACTGCAAAAATGAGAATTCTCGCCTGGTTTTTCTCAATTTTCGTTCTTGCCTGTTTTATTGAGATTGCAAGCGAGATGATACCTAATATAAGAACTAGATACTGGTATGCTGCATACATCCACCATATAAGCGTCCAACTGCCATAGTATTTTCCTGGTGCGGTTGGCTCCTCAACATATTTTGAGAAAAAGAGGTTGGTGAATGGGCTGGTAACACAGATTATTTCAAACACTCCAGAAATTCCAAGAAGCAGAATAAATATCCATTTTTTGTTGAGGATGTTGCGC from Thermoplasmata archaeon includes the following:
- the spt4 gene encoding transcription elongation factor subunit Spt4, with the protein product MPQVTLRACKSCLMLTDADKCPRCGTPTTRDWQGYLIVVDHTKSELAKMNGRNENGKYALRVR
- a CDS encoding DNA-directed RNA polymerase; this encodes MYFIERVEDVVRIPPSRLGDNYEEVAKEIATLNQEGKILSDKGMIVLIKNVELKGEGTIVHGDGGVYQTVEYDALFFKPVIGEVIEGTVVEIMKYGAFVRIGPFDALLHISQIMDDRVEIDEHNQRLLGKDTRRELRVGNRVRVRIVAVSLNEFSPQDSRIGLTMRQPGLGRMEWLEAAAARQQS
- the eif1A gene encoding translation initiation factor eIF-1A, whose translation is MKNEESAESYMRVPLPDRSKNEMFAIAHQLLGSTHIRVICEDGKSRLGRIPGKMRKKKWIRENELLIVRPWSFEDDKADIVHRYSKTQAVNLSKRGKLPPVIDIFSGMKIDEESEEIEGENEG
- a CDS encoding metallophosphoesterase is translated as MRNPRRLKEKMRVRILQLTDIHASRRGLETLKGAVLSEKPDLVVICGDITHFGPYEFATELLKQLNHKAFVVLGNCDMPDTFEKISVQENITHLHGISQDFQGVRFSGFGGANGTPWAYGNLYSEEEIYEGLKRIVDEKTVLVTHTPPVSFVRARISEEMGSVAVDRIVHEKKPVAVLCGHIHEASGIERIFGKTLVVNPGPAKHGKYAVIEVEGEKVEARINED
- a CDS encoding dipeptide epimerase — translated: MKIERIEFEKVEIPRKKMFVIATGSSDRYTGVLVKLYTDGGIVGIGEASPSRGVTGETPETVCAVLPEIEKKIKGLHIEEHEKIRERLGGIKGNSAAKAGVEIALNDAIGKATGMPVAKLLGLYRESITTSITIGIESKEETLKDAERLLAEGAKVLKVKIGLDWREDIERIKAIREKFGYGFRIRVDANQGYSVKNAIKVVREIECLEIEFIEQPVKWFDMEGLAEVTRASPIPVMADEAVHDADDLLRLARVRACDMVNIKLMKCGGIREAYLIANLAERLGMECMIGCMSETRVGISAGTHAALGIKNICYADLDGHIDLAGDVVKEGGVLTKNGENTVPLHLPGIGCLL
- a CDS encoding ArsR family transcriptional regulator, whose amino-acid sequence is MDALELEVRRKIYQTILKNPGLHLRELQRQTGLAMGMLTYHLDVLENSGLIRTEVKEKKKCYFPYAFSYSQSSLIMFMRESVPRKILLLLLEKPRKFGELVELVGKSKSVVSTHLTRLLKTGIISATKEENENLYSLKEPEKVKETFITYRESFYDDALDRFIELYLEM
- a CDS encoding DUF835 domain-containing protein; this encodes MVIKYYLFGIIFLLTAIATMYVAHRGYWADPKGRKNKLFLFLSTVIVIWLLGETGYWLTDDLNLMLAFYHFKYVGIILISPAFFFMANAVPIWRNILNKKWIFILLLGISGVFEIICVTSPFTNLFFSKYVEEPTAPGKYYGSWTLIWWMYAAYQYLVLILGIISLAISIKQARTKIEKNQARILIFAVVVPLVGNAFNMWYFSAPDPTSLVMSFSTILLGYAISKYRLLSITAETEKTDGVKEKIPFMVEHGYNYVIVDNHTNAPYFLLRTLSTQKPGLCVTGKPPAAVRSAFKIEKLPIIWITEVETEEQAASPERLDFEIAQSIINFMRENPGSTVLIDDIEYLTTKCGFEAVSNFLKDIVDVASTTNSTFITQVRPAFFDEDKRKMLTSIFDKEIKLPSIEPEKKNVRTHLHYRKEETLDTISRQIPQNEKVLVITRTHPKKVEKYFEKADYYWITDIDIDDIKTIKPEAVDTDFIVAIKDGIKNGIRHIVIDGCDVVKLRIDFNKYLGFIKDLTDLAHKYGINLYCIVETSDEKENVAVSNRFDVVVR